A single genomic interval of Hydractinia symbiolongicarpus strain clone_291-10 chromosome 8, HSymV2.1, whole genome shotgun sequence harbors:
- the LOC130654489 gene encoding progesterone-induced-blocking factor 1-like translates to MTSNEKSSSVDSSVKQSYVNDDTTKSGSQFSLATNNTTNGSTLSTNTELETTNFSNASLTDVTSTLLSSSSNLTETDVEKSRNITRDLLLKKQLLHDVQKLKIEISQKDLLIDTLKADNMNRIDDLEDKLTDVNHEKQMMSAKYEAKLRMIQEEGTKKINKLRSDLQESLKSQALYKEKYEALSSSTLSSKKLLVDVELSEEEYLDMKGKSDEDLSMQEMFKLKVYERVRPLKVQNETLQQRLDLITSDLHDRESEIEQLRMENEEERKVRAELDIRCQRFQVQIEDLRSQLSHKTYRNKNYDNVSSERDALERQIVDFEKTCTVYKVELENKANQMEALRSQMVEQNQTLALLRQDKDYLSKQVNELHPRYKVLEERYEHTTKQLDEVKHSREELYEKYLNSRETYKREYEERMKKELEELSARTNNELNKIKESTTEMYERENRTLRDTKNSALQEQNRLMKSEKHLQQKFNELIGEFRQLQLSSDSKIAESQNEVKLKSFELDRVQLLHEEALNNVKQMVLQNDTLSKKMETISKEYYALKGSSERRLTEVEGRNQELESKLKIYEKLEQELDDVVMQAAEMTSEDDAERVLFAYGYGANVPSTAKRRMQQSVHLARRVLQLERANTSLRHDIERETKKRQEIAEELRNTTGLLNEAQQPYNYLIDSIRTRDEQNNIQKKTLSALENDIRTLKKENNDLKSSNNQMSCDLERLLNQREEISVIKQVLVDLKSSQVEGSFSKTGKTSSTIYGAHHRTSSKKDDLQTTTANPIVFTKSEPPSWYTKLKRQNDSKSRIKKK, encoded by the exons atgacaagtAATGAAAAGTCAAGCTCTGTGGATTCTTCAGTCAAACAAAGTTATGTAAATGATGACACCACAAAAAGTGGTAGTCAGTTTTCACTTGCTACCAACAACACTACGAATGGTAGTACATTGTCCACCAATACAGAATTGGAGACCACAAATTTTTCAAATGCATCTTTGACAGATGTCACATCGACATTATTATCATCTTCATCTAATCTAACAGAAACAGATGTGGAAAAATCACGAAACATAACAAGAGACTTGTTGTTGAAAAAACAGTTGCTTCATGACGTGCAAAAGCTAAAGATTGAAATAAGCCAAAAGGATTTGTTAATAGATACATTAAAAGCTGATAATATGAATCGCATCGATGATTTAGAGGACAAATTGACAGATGTCAACCATGAAAAGCAGATGATGTCAGCAAAGTATGAAGCAAAGTTGCGTATGATTCAAGAAGAAGGaactaaaaaaatcaataaattaagATCTGATCTACAGGAAAGTTTAAAATCACAAGCATTGTATAAAGAGAAATATGAAGCATTGTCTTCCTCAACATTAAGTTCAAAAAAATTGCTTGTTGATGTTGAATTAAGTGAAGAAGAATATCTTGACATGAAAGGGAAATCTGATGAGGATTTATCAATGCAAGAGATGTTCAAG CTCAAGGTATATGAACGTGTGCGTCCATTAAAAGTTCAAAACGAAACCTTGCAGCAAAGGTTGGATTTAATTACAAGTGATTTGCATGATCGAGAAAGTGAGATAGAGCAATTACGAATG GAAAACGAAGAAGAGCGAAAAGTTCGAGCAGAACTTGACATACGCTGTCAACGCTTTCAGGTCCAAATAGAAGATTTACGTTCACAGCTCTCCCACAAAACatacagaaataaaaattatgataatgtTTCAAG TGAGCGTGACGCTTTAGAAAGACAAAttgttgattttgaaaaaacatgCACTGTTTATAAAGTTGAATTAGAAAACAAAGCAAATCAAATGGAAGCACTGAGATCCCAG ATGGTTGAACAAAACCAAACGCTTGCACTTCTGCGCCAAGACAAGGACTATTTAAGCAAACAAGTGAATGAATTACATCCAAGATATAAAGTATTGGAGGAGAGATATGAACATACAACAAAACAGTTGGATGAAGTAAAACATTCCAGAGAAGAACTGTATGAAAAGTATCTAAATTCAAG ggaAACCTACAAAAGAGAGTATGAAGAACGCATGAAAAAGGAGTTGGAAGAATTGTCTGCAAGAACTAACAatgaattaaataaaataaaggaaAGCACCACAGAAATGTATGAAAGAGAAAATAG aaCTTTACGCGACACAAAGAATTCAGCGCTGCAGGAACAAAACAGATTAATGAAGTCAGAAAAACATCTCCAACAAAAGTTTAACGAGTTAATTGGAGA GTTTCGACAGTTGCAATTGAGTTCAGATAGTAAAATTGCAGAGTCTCAAAATGAAGTGAAATTAAAATCTTTTGAACTTGATCGTGTCCAACTACTTCATGAAGAAGCGCTTAATAATGTGAAACAAATGGTTCTGCAAAATGACACGCTTTCAAAGAAAATGGAG ACAATAAGCAAAGAATACTACGCATTGAAAGGTTCATCAGAAAGACGATTGACTGAAGTAGAAGGAAGAAATCAAGAACTTGAATCTAAACTAAAAATTTACGAGAAACTTGAACAAGAATTAGATGATGTTGTTATGCAAGCAGCTGAAA TGACCAGTGAGGATGATGCAGAACGTGTTTTGTTTGCATATGGTTATGGTGCAAATGTACCCAGTACAGCTAAAAGGCGGATGCAACAAAG tGTTCATCTTGCAAGAAGAGTTTTGCAACTTGAAAGAGCGAATACATCATTACGTCACGATATTGAGCGTGAAACCAAAAAAAGACAAGAAATAGCAGAGGAG CTTCGGAACACGACTGGTTTACTCAATGAGGCGCAACAACCCTACAATTATTTGATTGACAGTATTCGAACACGTGATGAACAgaacaatatacaaaagaagacGTTGTCTGCCCTAGAAAATGATATCAG AACGTTAAAAAAAGAGAACAATGATTTGAAATCATCGAATAACCAAATGTCGTGTGATTTGGAGAGATTATTAAACCAAAGAGAG GAAATAAGTGTGATAAAACAGGTTTTGGTTGATTTGAAATCATCGCAAGTGGAAGGCTCGTTTAGCAAGACAGGAAAAACCTCTTCAACGATATATGGAGCACATCATCGAACTTCATCAAAAAAAGATGATCTTCAGACAACTACTGCTAATCCAATCGTTTTT acgAAATCCGAGCCACCCTCATGGTACACGAAGTTAAAACGTCAAAACGATTCAAAAAGCAGAATCAAGAAGAAATAG
- the LOC130654869 gene encoding uncharacterized protein CG13380-like, whose translation MEFACNTKTIGRGRGRAKLLFLVRNSQNLGKNVGSTKSREQDNNNKNNVNIKDLPCPDQFRDTVNSWKLRITTEHSRECICKREIVELRCENCTKIFKGRPHLACELHKNVIHLMDYRNCPHCHEEI comes from the exons ATGGAGTTCGCTTGTAACACTAAAACGATTGGAAGAGGAAGag GTCGCGCAAAACTTTTGTTTCTTGTAAGAAATTCACAAAACCTTGGCAAAAACGTTGGAAGTACAAAGTCACGAGAacaagacaacaacaacaaaaacaatgtaAACATTAAAGATTTACCATGCCCTGACCAATTTCGAGACACAGTGAATTCGTGGAAGTTAAGAATTACAACAGAACACAGTCGAGAG TGTATATGCAAGCGTGAGATTGTGGAGCTACGATGTGAGAACTGCACAAAGATATTTAAAGGTAGACCTCATTTGGCGTGCGAATTGCACAAAAATGTGATCCATTTAATGGATTACAGAAATTGTCCTCATTGCCATGAAGAAATATAA